In the Euphorbia lathyris chromosome 5, ddEupLath1.1, whole genome shotgun sequence genome, one interval contains:
- the LOC136230330 gene encoding probable glucan 1,3-beta-glucosidase A isoform X3, whose amino-acid sequence MGITVDRDVASSWETFTLWRVSAIEFQLRTSQGQFLTCDGEGCSISATANSSSEGKSFSIERNNNRVHIKLTSGTYLQASIGNQLTADYPGKPGWDDNAATFEMVIVANNLHGDFQLANGYGHSKAKEILKKHRNSFITMEDFKFLYRHGINAVRIPVGWWIAYDPNPPAPFIGGSLEALDNAFSWAQAYDIKCIIDLHAAPGSQNGMEHSASRDGTTGWPSSQDYISQTLHVIDFLASRYARHPSLLGIELLNEPSAASVPLDVLVPYYKQGYEIVRKYSPKAYVIVCQRIGNADPLELYQANIGSENIVVDLHYYNLFDTFFVNMSSADNIQFIYKSRETQLQALNGANGPLVFIGEWVNEWNALSGSQTDYQDFGRAQLEVYNAASFGWAYWTLKNDRKHWDFEWNIKNSYLQFGNSPAKQIFRSVVLLGLITSFFLHLIT is encoded by the exons ATGGGCATTACAGTGGATAGAGATGTTGCTTCTTCATGGGAAACCTTCACA TTGTGGAGAGTCTCTGCAATAGAATTCCAGCTCCGTACATCTCAAGGCCAGTTTCTAACATGTGATGGTGAAGGGTGCTCTATTTCTGCTACGGCGAACTCATCTTCAGAGGGAAAATCATTTTCCATTGAGAGAAACAACAATAGAGTTCACATTAAACTTACTAGTGGGACCTATCTACAG GCTTCAATCGGAAATCAGCTCACAGCAGACTATCCAGGGAAACCAGGATGGGATGACAATGCAGCCACATTCGAGATGGTGATTGTTGCAAATAACTTGCACGGAGATTTCCAGCTTGCAAATGGGTATGGACATAGTAAGGCCAAAGAGATTCTTAAG AAACATAGAAACAGTTTTATTACAATGGAAGATTTCAAGTTTCTGTATAGACACGGGATTAATGCTGTGAGGATCCCTGTTGGTTGGTGGATTGCTTATGATCCTAATCCTCCAGCTCCATTTATTGGAGGATCTTTGGAAGCTCTAGATAATGCATTCTCATGGGCTCA AGCCTATGACATAAAATGCATAATTGACCTACATGCAGCTCCTGGCTCTCAAAATGGGATGGAACACAGTGCTAGTAGAGACGGTACAACTGGCTGGCCTTCTTCTCAAGATTACATCTCACAAACACTGCATGTCATCGACTTTCTAGCTTCAAg GTACGCAAGACATCCTTCATTGCTGGGAATTGAGCTTTTAAATGAACCCTCTGCTGCCTCAGTTCCTTTGGATGTTTTAGTTCCATACTATAAACAAGGCTATGAAATAGTTCGAAAGTACTCGCCAAAAGCTTATGTCATTGTTTGCCAAAGAATCGGCAATGCTGATCCTCTGGAGCTTTACCAGGCCAATATTGGATCTGAGAACATTGTAGTCGATTTGCATTACTACAATCTTTTTGACACTTTCTTCGTTAATATGAGCTCTGCGGACAATATCCAATTTATATACAAGAGCAGAGAAACTCAGTTACAGGCTTTGAACGGTGCAAATGGCCCTCTTGTTTTTATTG GAGAATGGGTGAACGAATGGAATGCGTTGAGTGGATCTCAGACAGATTATCAAGATTTTGGAAGAGCACAACTTGAGGTTTATAATGCAGCTTCATTTGGATGGGCATATTGGACTCTCAAAAATGACAGAAAGCACTGGGATTTTGAATGGAACATTAAGAACAGTTATCTCCAATTTG GTAACTCACCAGCCAAGCAAATTTTTAGAAGTGTAGTATTGCTTGGATTGATTACTAGCTTTTTTCTGCATCTTATAACATAG
- the LOC136230330 gene encoding probable glucan 1,3-beta-glucosidase A isoform X1, whose protein sequence is MELVFTKWLLALSLSSWLIFVRVHSVEGLRGGSKVRGVNLGGWLVIEGWIKPSLFDGIPNGDMLDGTQVQLKSVTLQKYVSAENGGGMGITVDRDVASSWETFTLWRVSAIEFQLRTSQGQFLTCDGEGCSISATANSSSEGKSFSIERNNNRVHIKLTSGTYLQASIGNQLTADYPGKPGWDDNAATFEMVIVANNLHGDFQLANGYGHSKAKEILKKHRNSFITMEDFKFLYRHGINAVRIPVGWWIAYDPNPPAPFIGGSLEALDNAFSWAQAYDIKCIIDLHAAPGSQNGMEHSASRDGTTGWPSSQDYISQTLHVIDFLASRYARHPSLLGIELLNEPSAASVPLDVLVPYYKQGYEIVRKYSPKAYVIVCQRIGNADPLELYQANIGSENIVVDLHYYNLFDTFFVNMSSADNIQFIYKSRETQLQALNGANGPLVFIGEWVNEWNALSGSQTDYQDFGRAQLEVYNAASFGWAYWTLKNDRKHWDFEWNIKNSYLQFGNSPAKQIFRSVVLLGLITSFFLHLIT, encoded by the exons ATGGAACTTGTTTTTACCAAATGGCTACTTGCACTTTCACTTTCTTCTTGGCTAATCTTCGTCCGAGTACACTCAG TGGAGGGATTGAGAGGAGGTTCTAAAGTTAGAGGAGTAAATTTGGGAGGATGGCTGGTTATAGAAGGTTGGATTAAACCCTCACTGTTTGATGGAATTCCCAATGGAGACATGCTT GATGGTACACAAGTTCAATTGAAGTCAGTGACATTACAGAAGTACGTCTCTGCAGAAAATGGAGGTGGTATGGGCATTACAGTGGATAGAGATGTTGCTTCTTCATGGGAAACCTTCACA TTGTGGAGAGTCTCTGCAATAGAATTCCAGCTCCGTACATCTCAAGGCCAGTTTCTAACATGTGATGGTGAAGGGTGCTCTATTTCTGCTACGGCGAACTCATCTTCAGAGGGAAAATCATTTTCCATTGAGAGAAACAACAATAGAGTTCACATTAAACTTACTAGTGGGACCTATCTACAG GCTTCAATCGGAAATCAGCTCACAGCAGACTATCCAGGGAAACCAGGATGGGATGACAATGCAGCCACATTCGAGATGGTGATTGTTGCAAATAACTTGCACGGAGATTTCCAGCTTGCAAATGGGTATGGACATAGTAAGGCCAAAGAGATTCTTAAG AAACATAGAAACAGTTTTATTACAATGGAAGATTTCAAGTTTCTGTATAGACACGGGATTAATGCTGTGAGGATCCCTGTTGGTTGGTGGATTGCTTATGATCCTAATCCTCCAGCTCCATTTATTGGAGGATCTTTGGAAGCTCTAGATAATGCATTCTCATGGGCTCA AGCCTATGACATAAAATGCATAATTGACCTACATGCAGCTCCTGGCTCTCAAAATGGGATGGAACACAGTGCTAGTAGAGACGGTACAACTGGCTGGCCTTCTTCTCAAGATTACATCTCACAAACACTGCATGTCATCGACTTTCTAGCTTCAAg GTACGCAAGACATCCTTCATTGCTGGGAATTGAGCTTTTAAATGAACCCTCTGCTGCCTCAGTTCCTTTGGATGTTTTAGTTCCATACTATAAACAAGGCTATGAAATAGTTCGAAAGTACTCGCCAAAAGCTTATGTCATTGTTTGCCAAAGAATCGGCAATGCTGATCCTCTGGAGCTTTACCAGGCCAATATTGGATCTGAGAACATTGTAGTCGATTTGCATTACTACAATCTTTTTGACACTTTCTTCGTTAATATGAGCTCTGCGGACAATATCCAATTTATATACAAGAGCAGAGAAACTCAGTTACAGGCTTTGAACGGTGCAAATGGCCCTCTTGTTTTTATTG GAGAATGGGTGAACGAATGGAATGCGTTGAGTGGATCTCAGACAGATTATCAAGATTTTGGAAGAGCACAACTTGAGGTTTATAATGCAGCTTCATTTGGATGGGCATATTGGACTCTCAAAAATGACAGAAAGCACTGGGATTTTGAATGGAACATTAAGAACAGTTATCTCCAATTTG GTAACTCACCAGCCAAGCAAATTTTTAGAAGTGTAGTATTGCTTGGATTGATTACTAGCTTTTTTCTGCATCTTATAACATAG
- the LOC136230330 gene encoding probable glucan 1,3-beta-glucosidase A isoform X2: MEVVWALQWIEMLLLHGKPSHLVSFLQLWRVSAIEFQLRTSQGQFLTCDGEGCSISATANSSSEGKSFSIERNNNRVHIKLTSGTYLQASIGNQLTADYPGKPGWDDNAATFEMVIVANNLHGDFQLANGYGHSKAKEILKKHRNSFITMEDFKFLYRHGINAVRIPVGWWIAYDPNPPAPFIGGSLEALDNAFSWAQAYDIKCIIDLHAAPGSQNGMEHSASRDGTTGWPSSQDYISQTLHVIDFLASRYARHPSLLGIELLNEPSAASVPLDVLVPYYKQGYEIVRKYSPKAYVIVCQRIGNADPLELYQANIGSENIVVDLHYYNLFDTFFVNMSSADNIQFIYKSRETQLQALNGANGPLVFIGEWVNEWNALSGSQTDYQDFGRAQLEVYNAASFGWAYWTLKNDRKHWDFEWNIKNSYLQFGNSPAKQIFRSVVLLGLITSFFLHLIT, from the exons ATGGAGGTGGTATGGGCATTACAGTGGATAGAGATGTTGCTTCTTCATGGGAAACCTTCACA TTTGGTTTCTTTCTTGCAGTTGTGGAGAGTCTCTGCAATAGAATTCCAGCTCCGTACATCTCAAGGCCAGTTTCTAACATGTGATGGTGAAGGGTGCTCTATTTCTGCTACGGCGAACTCATCTTCAGAGGGAAAATCATTTTCCATTGAGAGAAACAACAATAGAGTTCACATTAAACTTACTAGTGGGACCTATCTACAG GCTTCAATCGGAAATCAGCTCACAGCAGACTATCCAGGGAAACCAGGATGGGATGACAATGCAGCCACATTCGAGATGGTGATTGTTGCAAATAACTTGCACGGAGATTTCCAGCTTGCAAATGGGTATGGACATAGTAAGGCCAAAGAGATTCTTAAG AAACATAGAAACAGTTTTATTACAATGGAAGATTTCAAGTTTCTGTATAGACACGGGATTAATGCTGTGAGGATCCCTGTTGGTTGGTGGATTGCTTATGATCCTAATCCTCCAGCTCCATTTATTGGAGGATCTTTGGAAGCTCTAGATAATGCATTCTCATGGGCTCA AGCCTATGACATAAAATGCATAATTGACCTACATGCAGCTCCTGGCTCTCAAAATGGGATGGAACACAGTGCTAGTAGAGACGGTACAACTGGCTGGCCTTCTTCTCAAGATTACATCTCACAAACACTGCATGTCATCGACTTTCTAGCTTCAAg GTACGCAAGACATCCTTCATTGCTGGGAATTGAGCTTTTAAATGAACCCTCTGCTGCCTCAGTTCCTTTGGATGTTTTAGTTCCATACTATAAACAAGGCTATGAAATAGTTCGAAAGTACTCGCCAAAAGCTTATGTCATTGTTTGCCAAAGAATCGGCAATGCTGATCCTCTGGAGCTTTACCAGGCCAATATTGGATCTGAGAACATTGTAGTCGATTTGCATTACTACAATCTTTTTGACACTTTCTTCGTTAATATGAGCTCTGCGGACAATATCCAATTTATATACAAGAGCAGAGAAACTCAGTTACAGGCTTTGAACGGTGCAAATGGCCCTCTTGTTTTTATTG GAGAATGGGTGAACGAATGGAATGCGTTGAGTGGATCTCAGACAGATTATCAAGATTTTGGAAGAGCACAACTTGAGGTTTATAATGCAGCTTCATTTGGATGGGCATATTGGACTCTCAAAAATGACAGAAAGCACTGGGATTTTGAATGGAACATTAAGAACAGTTATCTCCAATTTG GTAACTCACCAGCCAAGCAAATTTTTAGAAGTGTAGTATTGCTTGGATTGATTACTAGCTTTTTTCTGCATCTTATAACATAG
- the LOC136230329 gene encoding uncharacterized protein, which produces MGLPKFFSIFRFSNQPNGGNNTSLPYYSPIHQNLVKTHDNSTSNSGFRNSISNYFRNFISAKIIDGGSKTDAEEKVYSWLYALAQSDKDLVYEYVRSTERGLSFTEAERRLKENGPNVPLHYTFPSWWNLLWTAFFHPFNIILIVLSTLSYIASDNPNGCILLILVFISVSLRFYQEYNSSKAAMKLYEFVRCPVKVQRCAGKVVQTELIVQIDQRDVVPGDIVIFEPGDLFPGDVRLLSSKHLVVSQSSLTGESWTTEKIADTREKQSTPLLELTNICFMGTNVVSGSGSGLVVSTGSKTYMSTMFSTIGKQKPPDGFDTGIQWISYALICVMLIVVTIIILTAYLKSRSLSESVLFGLSVACALTPNMLPLIVNTSLAKGALAMARDRCIVKSLAALRDMGSMDVLCMDKTGTLTMNRAIVVNHLDSWGSSKEDVLRFAFLNSYFKTDQKYPLDDAILAFVYTNGYRFQPSKYRKIDEIPFDFIRRRVSIILEHEREEGKFMVTKGALEEIIKVSSFINHVDKGTITTFSEEDYLRILSMTEELSNQGLRLIGVATKKLEMQRSHPSMINEEVSESDMVFLGVITFFDPPKDSAKQALWRLAEKGVKAKVLTGDSLSLAVRICEELGIRSTYVTTGPELEQLNQDEFLDAVKRATVLARLTPTQKLRVVQSLQTLGDHVVGFLGDGVNDSLAIDAANVGISVDSGASVAKDFADIILLEKDLNVLVDGVERGRQTFGNTMKYIKMSVVANVGSVLSILIATLLLKFEPLTPRQLLTQTLIYSVGQIAIPWDKLEEDYAKVPQKWSQKGITKFVLWNGPVCTLCDISNLLFLLCYYDSAFPGYDMFFHSAWFIEGLLMQTLIYHLIRTEKIPFIQEIASWPVLCSTLLISAIGIAFPFTIVGQYMGLASLPFSYFGFLVLLFLGYFTIGQVVKRVYIFINNSWL; this is translated from the exons ATGGGACTTCCTAAATTCTTCTCCATTTTCCGTTTTAGCAACCAACCCAATGGTGGTAACAACACTTCTCTTCCTTATTACAGTCCCATTCACCAGAACCTTGTCAAAACTCATGACAACTCCACTTCCAATTCTGGGTTCCGCAATTCTATCTCTAATTACTTTCGCAATTTTATATCAGCAA AAATAATTGATGGGGGGTCAAAGACGGATGCGGAGGAAAAAGTTTATTCATGGTTATATGCATTGGCGCAGTCTGATAAGGATTTGGTTTATGAGTATGTTCGGTCCACAGAAAGAG GTTTGAGCTTCACGGAAGCAGAGAGGAGATTAAAAGAAAATGGCCCAAATGTTCCTCTACATTACACTTTTCCAAGCTGGTGGAACCTTCTTTGGACTGCCTTTTTCCATCCCTTCAACATTATTCTAATTGTTCTCTCAACACTCTCATATATTGCCAGTGACAATCCAAATGGATGCATCTTGCTCATATTGGTTTTCATTAGTGTCAGCCTTAGATTCTACCAG GAATACAATAGTTCAAAAGCTGCCATGAAGCTCTATGAGTTCGTTCGTTGTCCGGTAAAAGTACAAAGGTGTGCTGGTAAAGTTGTTCAGACAGAGTTAATAGTTCAAATTGACCAAAGAGATGTTGTTCCAGGGGATATTGTCATCTTTGAGCCGGGGGATCTTTTCCCAGGTGATGTGAGGCTATTATCTTCAAAACACCTTGTTGTAAG TCAGTCCTCATTAACGGGGGAGTCCTGGACAACTGAGAAAATAGCTGACACTAGAGAAAAACAGAGCACTCCTTTGCTGGAGCTCACAAATATTTGCTTCATG gGAACAAATGTGGTATCAGGAAGTGGGAGTGGTCTGGTTGTATCTACTGGATCCAAGACTTACATGAGCACCATGTTCTCAACAATAGGAAAGCAAAAACCACCAGACGGTTTTGATACTGGCATCCAATGGATATCCTATGCTCTTATATGTGTTATGCTAATTGTAGTGACAATAATAATTCTGACTGCTTACCTAAAATCTCGTAGTTTGAGCGAGAGTGTTCTCTTCGGCCTCTCAGTTGCATGTGCACTCACTCCTAATATGCTTCCCCTCATTGTTAACACAAGCCTTGCAAAAGGAGCTCTTGCCATGGCTAGGGACAGATGTATTGTCAAAAGCTTAGCTGCTTTGCGTGATATGGGATCCAT GGATGTGCTATGCATGGACAAAACTGGTACACTAACCATGAATCGAGCTATAGTGGTTAATCATCTTGACAGCTGGGGCTCATCAAAAGAAGATGTTTTACGCTTTGCATTCCTCAACTCTTACTTCAAGACTGATCAGAAGTATCCTCTAGATGATGCAATTTTGGCATTTGTATACACAAATGGATATAGATTCCAGCCATCCAAGTATAGAAAAATAGATGAGATCCCTTTTGATTTTATACGAAGAAGAGTATCTATCATTTTGGAACATGAACGGGAAGAAGGCAAATTCATGGTAACCAAGGGTGCGTTGGAAGAAATAATTAAAGTCTCCTCTTTTATTAACCATGTTGACAAGGGCACCATCACAACTTTCTCTGAAGAAGATTACTTGAGAATTCTAAGTATGACAGAAGAATTAAGCAACCAGGGGTTGAGGCTCATAGGAGTTGCAACAAAAAAGCTGGAAATG CAAAGAAGTCACCCAAGCATGATCAATGAAGAGGTTAGTGAATCAGATATGGTGTTCCTTGGTGTTATCACATTCTTTGACCCTCCAAAAGACTCAGCAAAGCAGGCTCTATGGCGGCTGGCAGAAAAGGGAGTAAAAGCAAAAGTATTAACAGGTGACTCACTTTCCCTCGCAGTAAGGATTTGTGAAGAACTTGGAATCAGAAGCACTTATGTGACAACTGGCCCAGAGCTTGAGCAACTCAATCAGGATGAGTTTCTTGACGCCGTGAAAAGAGCAACAGTACTTGCTCGGCTAACCCCAACTCAGAAACTCCGAGTGGTGCAATCCTTGCAGACATTAGGTGACCATGTAGTTGGATTCCTTGGAGATGGGGTTAATGATTCGCTTGCAATAGATGCTGCAAATGTCGGTATCTCTGTCGACTCAGGGGCATCAGTTGCAAAAGATTTTGCAGACATCATTTTGCTGGAGAAAGATCTAAATGTGCTTGTTGATGGGGTTGAGCGTGGTCGTCAAACATTTGGTAACACCATGAAGTACATTAAAATGTCGGTTGTCGCGAATGTTGGGAGTGTTCTTTCAATCCTGATAGCAACTCTGCTGCTAAAATTTGAGCCATTGACACCAAGGCAGCTCCTGACTCAAACCTTAATATATAGTGTCGGCCAAATTGCCATCCCATGGGATAAATTGGAGGAAGATTATGCGAAAGTTCCACAAAAATGGTCCCAGAAAGGCATAACCAAGTTCGTATTATGGAACGGTCCTGTGTGTACCCTCTGTGACATATCGAATCTTCTATTCCTTCTCTGCTATTATGACAGTGCTTTTCCAGGATACGACATGTTTTTCCACTCTGCTTGGTTCATTGAGGGGTTGTTGATGCAGACTCTGATTTATCACTTGATCCGAACAGAGAAAATCCCTTTCATACAGGAGATTGCTTCATGGCCAGTGCTTTGCTCAACACTTTTGATATCTGCCATTGGAATTGCATTTCCGTTCACAATAGTAGGACAATACATGGGACTTGCTAGTttaccattttcatattttggaTTTTTGGTGTTGCTTTTTCTTGGTTACTTCACAATTGGCCAAGTAGTCAAGAGAGTTTACATTTTTATTAACAACAGTTGGCTTTAG